Within bacterium, the genomic segment GCAACAGAGATCGATATGGTCCTTCATGCAGGCTGGCTGAAATCGGGATACCAGGATCAGGTGCTGAACGACATCGCCAGCGTTGTCCGCGCGGCCGCACCCCATACGGTGAAGGTTATCCTCGAGACCTGTCTGCTCAGCGAGGAGGAGAAGATAACCGCGTGCGCACTGAGCCGCGCCGCAGGCGCGCGGTTTGTTAAAACCTCGACCGGGTTTGGCAAGACCGGCGCCACCGTCGCCGATGTCGCGCTGATGCGCCGCTGCATCGGCGATGCCCTCGGAGTCAAAGCCTCCGGTGGCATCCGCGATCTGAAAACCGCACTGGCGATGATCGGCGCCGGCGCTAACCGCATCGGT encodes:
- the deoC gene encoding deoxyribose-phosphate aldolase translates to MPTPSYLPPHPESLTPATLAGLIDHTLLKPEAVASQFEQLCREAATYRFASVCVNPSWVRFCAARLSGSGIPVCTVVGFPLGAIQTESKVEETNRAIAEGATEIDMVLHAGWLKSGYQDQVLNDIASVVRAAAPHTVKVILETCLLSEEEKITACALSRAAGARFVKTSTGFGKTGATVADVALMRRCIGDALGVKASGGIRDLKTALAMIGAGANRIGASASIDIITAMKS